From Drosophila subpulchrella strain 33 F10 #4 breed RU33 unplaced genomic scaffold, RU_Dsub_v1.1 Primary Assembly Seq354, whole genome shotgun sequence, the proteins below share one genomic window:
- the LOC119559741 gene encoding mitochondrial import inner membrane translocase subunit TIM44 isoform X3 — MYRIAALARDRACLFTFQQTSQNLQQQQVRLGLLETQVAPALSHDFTPQPRFYSAPSRRPGFFSQFFDNMKSEMDKNKEIKDNIRKFREEAQKLEESDALKSARQKFNIVESEAQKSSSKLKEQLGAIKERVGDVLDDASKSDLAKKVTEELSKKAKGVSDTITDTSGKLGQSSAFQAISSTTTIIKKEMDNASIDNRVYRAPLQLRKRVQLDMSDSDRVVEPNTEATGMELHKDSKFYESWENFKNNNTYVNKVLDWKVKYDESENPMIRASRLLTDKVSDVMGGLFSKTELSETMTELVKIDPSFDQKDFLHDCETDIIPNILESIVRGDLEILKDWCFESTFNIIATPIKEARKAGMYLDSKILDIENIELAMGKVMEQGPVLIITFQAQQIMCVRDQKSQVVEGDPEKVMRVHYVWVLCRDRNELNPKAAWRLMELSANSQEQFV; from the exons ATG TACAGAATAGCTGCCCTTGCGCGGGATCGCGCCTGTCTCTTCACGTTCCAGCAGACGTCGCAGaatctgcagcagcagcaggtcAGACTTGGGCTTTTAGAAACCCAGGTTGCACCCGCATTAAGTCATGACTTTACCCCGCAGCCCCGCTTTTATAGCGCGCCAAGTCGCAGGCCCGGCTTCTTCTCGCAGTTCTTCGACAACATGAAGTCGGAGATGGACAAGAACAAGGAGATCAAGGACAACATCCGCAAGTTCCGCGAAGAGGCCCAGAAGCTAGAGGAGTCGGACGCCCTGAAGTCGGCGCGCCAAAAGTTCAACATTGTCGAATCGGAGGCGCAGAAGTCTTCTAGCAAGCTGAAGGAGCAGCTGGGCGCCATCAAGGAGCGAGTGGGCGATGTCCTGGACGACGCCAGCAAGTCGGACCTGGCAAAGAAGGTCACCGAGGAGCTGTCGAAGAAGGCCAAGGGCGTCAGCGACACGATCACCGACACCAGCGGCAAGCTGGGCCAGTCCAGTGCCTTCCAGGCCATCTCCAGCACGACGACGATCATCAAGAAGGAGATGGACAACGCGAGCATAGACAACCGGGTCTACCGTGCGCCTCTCCAGCTCCGCAAGCGCGTCCAACTGGACATGAGCGACAGCGATCGCGTTGTGGAGCCCAACACGGAAGCAACTG GCATGGAGTTGCACAAGGACTCCAAGTTCTACGAGTCGTGGGAGAACTTTAAGAACAACAATACCTACGTGAACAAGGTCCTCGACTGGAAGGTGAAGTACGACGAGTCTGAGAACCCCATGATCCGTGCCTCCCGCCTACTTACCGACAAAGTGTCCGACGTGATGGGCGGCCTCTTCTCGAAGACGGAGCTGTCCGAAACGATGACGGAGCTGGTGAAGATCGACCCGAGCTTCGATCAGAAGGACTTCCTGCACGACTGCGAAACGGACATCATTCCCAACATCCTGGAGTCGATTGTCCGGGGCGATTTGGAGATACTGAAGGACTGGTGCTTTGAGAGCACGTTCAACATTATCGCCACGCCCATCAAGGAGGCGAGGAAGGCCGGCATGTACCTGGACTCAAAGATCCTCGACATCGAGAACATCGAACTGGCCATGGGCAAGGTGATGGAGCAGGGACCCGTGCTGATTATCACGTTCCAGGCGCAACAGATCATGTGCGTGCGGGACCAGAAGAGTCAGGTCGTCGAGGGCGATCCGGAGAAGGTGATGCGGGTGCACTACGTCTGGGTGCTGTGCCGCGACCGCAACGAACTCAACCCCAAGGCTGCCTGGCGGCTGATGGAGCTGTCCGCCAACAGCCAGGAGCAATTTGTTTAG
- the LOC119559741 gene encoding mitochondrial import inner membrane translocase subunit TIM44 isoform X1 — protein sequence MRATCCRPIPSVNSSIVRCFYRPRRLNKYYDIYRIAALARDRACLFTFQQTSQNLQQQQVRLGLLETQVAPALSHDFTPQPRFYSAPSRRPGFFSQFFDNMKSEMDKNKEIKDNIRKFREEAQKLEESDALKSARQKFNIVESEAQKSSSKLKEQLGAIKERVGDVLDDASKSDLAKKVTEELSKKAKGVSDTITDTSGKLGQSSAFQAISSTTTIIKKEMDNASIDNRVYRAPLQLRKRVQLDMSDSDRVVEPNTEATGMELHKDSKFYESWENFKNNNTYVNKVLDWKVKYDESENPMIRASRLLTDKVSDVMGGLFSKTELSETMTELVKIDPSFDQKDFLHDCETDIIPNILESIVRGDLEILKDWCFESTFNIIATPIKEARKAGMYLDSKILDIENIELAMGKVMEQGPVLIITFQAQQIMCVRDQKSQVVEGDPEKVMRVHYVWVLCRDRNELNPKAAWRLMELSANSQEQFV from the exons TACAGAATAGCTGCCCTTGCGCGGGATCGCGCCTGTCTCTTCACGTTCCAGCAGACGTCGCAGaatctgcagcagcagcaggtcAGACTTGGGCTTTTAGAAACCCAGGTTGCACCCGCATTAAGTCATGACTTTACCCCGCAGCCCCGCTTTTATAGCGCGCCAAGTCGCAGGCCCGGCTTCTTCTCGCAGTTCTTCGACAACATGAAGTCGGAGATGGACAAGAACAAGGAGATCAAGGACAACATCCGCAAGTTCCGCGAAGAGGCCCAGAAGCTAGAGGAGTCGGACGCCCTGAAGTCGGCGCGCCAAAAGTTCAACATTGTCGAATCGGAGGCGCAGAAGTCTTCTAGCAAGCTGAAGGAGCAGCTGGGCGCCATCAAGGAGCGAGTGGGCGATGTCCTGGACGACGCCAGCAAGTCGGACCTGGCAAAGAAGGTCACCGAGGAGCTGTCGAAGAAGGCCAAGGGCGTCAGCGACACGATCACCGACACCAGCGGCAAGCTGGGCCAGTCCAGTGCCTTCCAGGCCATCTCCAGCACGACGACGATCATCAAGAAGGAGATGGACAACGCGAGCATAGACAACCGGGTCTACCGTGCGCCTCTCCAGCTCCGCAAGCGCGTCCAACTGGACATGAGCGACAGCGATCGCGTTGTGGAGCCCAACACGGAAGCAACTG GCATGGAGTTGCACAAGGACTCCAAGTTCTACGAGTCGTGGGAGAACTTTAAGAACAACAATACCTACGTGAACAAGGTCCTCGACTGGAAGGTGAAGTACGACGAGTCTGAGAACCCCATGATCCGTGCCTCCCGCCTACTTACCGACAAAGTGTCCGACGTGATGGGCGGCCTCTTCTCGAAGACGGAGCTGTCCGAAACGATGACGGAGCTGGTGAAGATCGACCCGAGCTTCGATCAGAAGGACTTCCTGCACGACTGCGAAACGGACATCATTCCCAACATCCTGGAGTCGATTGTCCGGGGCGATTTGGAGATACTGAAGGACTGGTGCTTTGAGAGCACGTTCAACATTATCGCCACGCCCATCAAGGAGGCGAGGAAGGCCGGCATGTACCTGGACTCAAAGATCCTCGACATCGAGAACATCGAACTGGCCATGGGCAAGGTGATGGAGCAGGGACCCGTGCTGATTATCACGTTCCAGGCGCAACAGATCATGTGCGTGCGGGACCAGAAGAGTCAGGTCGTCGAGGGCGATCCGGAGAAGGTGATGCGGGTGCACTACGTCTGGGTGCTGTGCCGCGACCGCAACGAACTCAACCCCAAGGCTGCCTGGCGGCTGATGGAGCTGTCCGCCAACAGCCAGGAGCAATTTGTTTAG
- the LOC119559741 gene encoding mitochondrial import inner membrane translocase subunit TIM44 isoform X4, which translates to MYRIAALARDRACLFTFQQTSQNLQQQQPRFYSAPSRRPGFFSQFFDNMKSEMDKNKEIKDNIRKFREEAQKLEESDALKSARQKFNIVESEAQKSSSKLKEQLGAIKERVGDVLDDASKSDLAKKVTEELSKKAKGVSDTITDTSGKLGQSSAFQAISSTTTIIKKEMDNASIDNRVYRAPLQLRKRVQLDMSDSDRVVEPNTEATGMELHKDSKFYESWENFKNNNTYVNKVLDWKVKYDESENPMIRASRLLTDKVSDVMGGLFSKTELSETMTELVKIDPSFDQKDFLHDCETDIIPNILESIVRGDLEILKDWCFESTFNIIATPIKEARKAGMYLDSKILDIENIELAMGKVMEQGPVLIITFQAQQIMCVRDQKSQVVEGDPEKVMRVHYVWVLCRDRNELNPKAAWRLMELSANSQEQFV; encoded by the exons ATG TACAGAATAGCTGCCCTTGCGCGGGATCGCGCCTGTCTCTTCACGTTCCAGCAGACGTCGCAGaatctgcagcagcagcag CCCCGCTTTTATAGCGCGCCAAGTCGCAGGCCCGGCTTCTTCTCGCAGTTCTTCGACAACATGAAGTCGGAGATGGACAAGAACAAGGAGATCAAGGACAACATCCGCAAGTTCCGCGAAGAGGCCCAGAAGCTAGAGGAGTCGGACGCCCTGAAGTCGGCGCGCCAAAAGTTCAACATTGTCGAATCGGAGGCGCAGAAGTCTTCTAGCAAGCTGAAGGAGCAGCTGGGCGCCATCAAGGAGCGAGTGGGCGATGTCCTGGACGACGCCAGCAAGTCGGACCTGGCAAAGAAGGTCACCGAGGAGCTGTCGAAGAAGGCCAAGGGCGTCAGCGACACGATCACCGACACCAGCGGCAAGCTGGGCCAGTCCAGTGCCTTCCAGGCCATCTCCAGCACGACGACGATCATCAAGAAGGAGATGGACAACGCGAGCATAGACAACCGGGTCTACCGTGCGCCTCTCCAGCTCCGCAAGCGCGTCCAACTGGACATGAGCGACAGCGATCGCGTTGTGGAGCCCAACACGGAAGCAACTG GCATGGAGTTGCACAAGGACTCCAAGTTCTACGAGTCGTGGGAGAACTTTAAGAACAACAATACCTACGTGAACAAGGTCCTCGACTGGAAGGTGAAGTACGACGAGTCTGAGAACCCCATGATCCGTGCCTCCCGCCTACTTACCGACAAAGTGTCCGACGTGATGGGCGGCCTCTTCTCGAAGACGGAGCTGTCCGAAACGATGACGGAGCTGGTGAAGATCGACCCGAGCTTCGATCAGAAGGACTTCCTGCACGACTGCGAAACGGACATCATTCCCAACATCCTGGAGTCGATTGTCCGGGGCGATTTGGAGATACTGAAGGACTGGTGCTTTGAGAGCACGTTCAACATTATCGCCACGCCCATCAAGGAGGCGAGGAAGGCCGGCATGTACCTGGACTCAAAGATCCTCGACATCGAGAACATCGAACTGGCCATGGGCAAGGTGATGGAGCAGGGACCCGTGCTGATTATCACGTTCCAGGCGCAACAGATCATGTGCGTGCGGGACCAGAAGAGTCAGGTCGTCGAGGGCGATCCGGAGAAGGTGATGCGGGTGCACTACGTCTGGGTGCTGTGCCGCGACCGCAACGAACTCAACCCCAAGGCTGCCTGGCGGCTGATGGAGCTGTCCGCCAACAGCCAGGAGCAATTTGTTTAG
- the LOC119559741 gene encoding mitochondrial import inner membrane translocase subunit TIM44 isoform X2 — translation MRATCCRPIPSVNSSIVRCFYRPRRLNKYYDIYRIAALARDRACLFTFQQTSQNLQQQQPRFYSAPSRRPGFFSQFFDNMKSEMDKNKEIKDNIRKFREEAQKLEESDALKSARQKFNIVESEAQKSSSKLKEQLGAIKERVGDVLDDASKSDLAKKVTEELSKKAKGVSDTITDTSGKLGQSSAFQAISSTTTIIKKEMDNASIDNRVYRAPLQLRKRVQLDMSDSDRVVEPNTEATGMELHKDSKFYESWENFKNNNTYVNKVLDWKVKYDESENPMIRASRLLTDKVSDVMGGLFSKTELSETMTELVKIDPSFDQKDFLHDCETDIIPNILESIVRGDLEILKDWCFESTFNIIATPIKEARKAGMYLDSKILDIENIELAMGKVMEQGPVLIITFQAQQIMCVRDQKSQVVEGDPEKVMRVHYVWVLCRDRNELNPKAAWRLMELSANSQEQFV, via the exons TACAGAATAGCTGCCCTTGCGCGGGATCGCGCCTGTCTCTTCACGTTCCAGCAGACGTCGCAGaatctgcagcagcagcag CCCCGCTTTTATAGCGCGCCAAGTCGCAGGCCCGGCTTCTTCTCGCAGTTCTTCGACAACATGAAGTCGGAGATGGACAAGAACAAGGAGATCAAGGACAACATCCGCAAGTTCCGCGAAGAGGCCCAGAAGCTAGAGGAGTCGGACGCCCTGAAGTCGGCGCGCCAAAAGTTCAACATTGTCGAATCGGAGGCGCAGAAGTCTTCTAGCAAGCTGAAGGAGCAGCTGGGCGCCATCAAGGAGCGAGTGGGCGATGTCCTGGACGACGCCAGCAAGTCGGACCTGGCAAAGAAGGTCACCGAGGAGCTGTCGAAGAAGGCCAAGGGCGTCAGCGACACGATCACCGACACCAGCGGCAAGCTGGGCCAGTCCAGTGCCTTCCAGGCCATCTCCAGCACGACGACGATCATCAAGAAGGAGATGGACAACGCGAGCATAGACAACCGGGTCTACCGTGCGCCTCTCCAGCTCCGCAAGCGCGTCCAACTGGACATGAGCGACAGCGATCGCGTTGTGGAGCCCAACACGGAAGCAACTG GCATGGAGTTGCACAAGGACTCCAAGTTCTACGAGTCGTGGGAGAACTTTAAGAACAACAATACCTACGTGAACAAGGTCCTCGACTGGAAGGTGAAGTACGACGAGTCTGAGAACCCCATGATCCGTGCCTCCCGCCTACTTACCGACAAAGTGTCCGACGTGATGGGCGGCCTCTTCTCGAAGACGGAGCTGTCCGAAACGATGACGGAGCTGGTGAAGATCGACCCGAGCTTCGATCAGAAGGACTTCCTGCACGACTGCGAAACGGACATCATTCCCAACATCCTGGAGTCGATTGTCCGGGGCGATTTGGAGATACTGAAGGACTGGTGCTTTGAGAGCACGTTCAACATTATCGCCACGCCCATCAAGGAGGCGAGGAAGGCCGGCATGTACCTGGACTCAAAGATCCTCGACATCGAGAACATCGAACTGGCCATGGGCAAGGTGATGGAGCAGGGACCCGTGCTGATTATCACGTTCCAGGCGCAACAGATCATGTGCGTGCGGGACCAGAAGAGTCAGGTCGTCGAGGGCGATCCGGAGAAGGTGATGCGGGTGCACTACGTCTGGGTGCTGTGCCGCGACCGCAACGAACTCAACCCCAAGGCTGCCTGGCGGCTGATGGAGCTGTCCGCCAACAGCCAGGAGCAATTTGTTTAG